Proteins encoded by one window of Kwoniella shivajii chromosome 8, complete sequence:
- a CDS encoding 60S acidic ribosomal protein P2 produces the protein MKYLASYLLLQLGGNTSPSASDIKAHLETVGIEAEQERLDKLISELEGKDINELIAEGSSKLASVPSGGAAPSASSGGAAASGGAAEAAPAEEKKEEAKEESDDDMGFGLFD, from the exons ATGAAATATCTCGCTTcttaccttctcctccaactcGGTGGTAACACCTCCCCTTCCGCTTCCGACATCAAGGCTCACCTCGAGACCGTTGGTATCGAAGCCGAGCAAGAGAGACTCGATAAATTGATTTCCGAACTCGAGGGTAAAGACATCAACGAG CTCATCGCTGAAGGTTCTTCCAAACTCGCTTCCGTTCCTTCCGGTGGTGCCGCTCCTTCTGCCTCTTCCGGTGGAGCTGCTGCTTCCGGTGGTGCCGCCGAGGCTGCCCCTgctgaggagaagaaagaggaggcTAAGGAGGAGTCCGATGACGACATG GGTTTCGGTCTTTTCGACTAA